The following coding sequences lie in one Drosophila sulfurigaster albostrigata strain 15112-1811.04 chromosome 2R, ASM2355843v2, whole genome shotgun sequence genomic window:
- the LOC133835796 gene encoding protein crumbs isoform X6 — translation MAITAYASATAAAATNNAHVTQQQPRQLRQKQQQTTNQQRQRLRQSRARTKSAVQITSTSTLTPLLKRAISAPQWIFLFILIYLATDVASVEVHTREAYFNGSAYLRLLTPMPTWDHSAISFRSCRGGEILAQQYNKNSIVISVLNDALQVSLAGPAVIGIKNRLDVRLPYQLLDNRWHTLQFKYEYGNLYLHVDREAIIFANSTYNSQFLTNQDIGSEAAILILGNSFSGCLLDGPGLQFVPGNMTIQNAVFGVCPLSFGPCSEQELFARLQDNYCLNDPCMGHGTCTSNADGYECRCTARYSGKNCQKDNGSPCAKNPCNNGGTCRENARGEYQCICDVNHSGDHCETEVNVHPLCQASPCLNNGACVVLAGSSSPICECKKGYTGVRCEIDMDECASQPCQNNGSCIDRNNGFSCDCSGTGYTGPFCQTNIDECELQNPCLNGGHCFDTYGSYTCQCLDGWHGEICEKPISCQTQQCLNGGTCVNKPIGFQCICAPEYSGELCQLGPSCAQTCPIDSECIGGVCVCKPGTSGYNCQLNSADGGTTLALTPINCNATNGKCLNGGTCSMNGTHCYCAVGFSGDRCEKVENCTPLNCQEPMICAQNQCICPENKICNQCATHPCQNGGACLDLPNGDYECKCQRGWMGRTCGNDVDECVQQPNICGNGICKNEKGSYKCYCTPGFTGIHCDSDVDECLSHPCLHGATCHNKINAYECDCKPGYQGENCEIDIDECISNPCSNGSTCIDMINNFTCSCIPGMTGRICDIDIDDCISAPCQNNGLCIDELGGFHCDCSGTGYEGKNCELNIDECVSNPCKNGARCIDKVKDYFCECHGGYNGKNCEQDINECESNPCQYNSTCLERSNSTLYQMSKNMDLPRVFSQSFSYENASGYECVCVPGIIGKNCEININECESNPCSKHGTCNDGIGTYTCECDPGFEGTHCEINIDECDRYNPCQNGTCIDQINDYDCDCDANFGGKNCSVPLIGCLSGPCLNNGTCRPYLVNETTHLFNCSCEHGFQGYTCEKTTTLSMVVSSLITVKTQRDEGYDINLQFKTTLPNGVLAFGTSGGQNEPVSYILELINGRLNLHSSLLNKWEGVFIGSKLNDSNWHKVFVAINTSHLVLSANDEQAIFPVGSYETANNSQPSFPLTYLGGTIPNLKSYLRHLTHQPSSFVGCMQDVVVNGKWIFPDEQDTDENTKLSYVQSGCPRTEQCKPNPCHSNGECTDLWHTFACHCPRPFFGHTCQHNMTAATFGHENTTHSAVIVETTDVARRAIRSILDISMFIRTREPAGQVFYLGSDPRKAPTKNVGDSYVAAKLHGGELLVKMQFNGTPEAYTVGGQKLDNGYNHLIEVVRNQTLVQVKLNGTEYFRKTLSTTGLLDAQVLYLGGPAPTRESLLPASTEPGLDESSLATSNAAISKELDDSKDYFKGIIQDVKVSNGSLNMIVEMYPLNVTDVNVNAKPFGVVSIDRASVLPGEVSDDLCRKNPCKHNAECRNTWNDYSCKCPNGYKGKDCQEIEFCQLVTCPGSSVCQNLDDGYECLTNITFTGQEHTPLVFNYFKEPLADENGVTKQPILKPVIEIAYRTRAGGTLLFIDNNDSFFEIGVNGGRVTVTWKLNNLHIGESGRFEKENTDGEWSRIYLRAHGGKLEGGWKGWESMVDPTPGFSTDIDQGAFQELLSSSTQVYLGGMPESRHSRGSTQSSQQGSQFKGCLGEARVGDLLLPYFSNAELYPPTENVSVQLQAQFRLNSSRPEEGCILCFQVDCKNWGYCNVPTEEYACTCQAGYEGDDCATDIDECLNTHCENNGTCINQVANFYCQCQPGFEGRYCEQNIDECATQPCHNGGNCTDLIAAYECICPDDYTGPQCDALKQMTCENEPCRNGSSCENGFNAQTGNNFTCTCSMGFEGPLCDTPFCELTPCANGGLCLSTNTIPNCKCSLGYTGRLCEQEIDECASNPCQNGGLCQDLVGGYVCNCFSTGFDGIHCENDIDECAHDEYCGGLGRCINMPGSFKCICQTPFCGAYCNVTDPCNTPNICANGGQCTETCGAEADYSCNCTEGFMGKNCTALIMAKDDGPSTTDIAIIVIPVVVVLLLIAGALLGTFLVMARNKRATRGTYSPSAQEYCNPRLEMDNVLKPPPEERLI, via the exons ATGGCTATAACTGCTTATGCGTCAGCAACTGCTGCCGCCGCTACCAACAACGCGCACGtcacacaacagcaaccgaGACAGCtaaggcaaaagcaacaacaaacaacaaatcagcAGCGACAGAGACTGCGACAGAGCCGTGCGCGCACGAAAAGCGCAGTTCAAataacgtcgacgtcgacgcttACGCCACTGCTCAAGCGCGCCATTTCAGCGCCCCAATGGATATTTCtcttcattttgatttatttagcaacag ATGTCGCCTCAGTGGAAGTGCACACAAGGGAGGCATACTTCAATGGATCCGCTTACCTGCGCCTACTGACGCCCATGCCCACCTGGGACCATTCGGCGATCAGTTTCCGCTCGTGCCGCGGCGGGGAAATACTGGCTCAGCAATATAACAAAAACTCAATTGTAATCTCAGTGCTCAACGATGCTCTGCAAGTCTCACTGGCCGGTCCGGCCGTCATCGGGATCAAGAATCGCCTCGATGTTAGATTACCCTACCAACTGTTGGATAATCGCTGGCATACGCTACAATTCAAATACGAGTATGGTAATCTCTATCTGCATGTGGATCGTGAGGCAATTATATTTG ccaACTCAACTTATAACAGTCAGTTCTTGACCAATCAGGATATTGGCAGCGAAGCAGCTATTTTGATCTTGGGCAACTCGTTTTCGGGTTGTCTGCTTGATGGACCTGGACTGCAGTTTGTGCCCGGCAATATGACTATACAGAATGCTGTCTTTGGTGTCTGTCCCTTATCCTTTGGACCGTGCAGCGAACAGGAGTTGTTCGCCAGGCTACAAGACAACTATTGCTTGAACGATCCATGCATGGGACACGGAACTTGCACCTCGAATGCTGATGGCTATGAATGCCGTTGCACAGCTCGCTACTCGGGCAAGAATTGTCAGAAGGATAACGGGTCACCATGTGCCAAGAATCCTTGTAACAACGGCGGCACCTGTCGAGAAAATGCACGCGGGGAGTATCAATGCATATGCGATGTGAATCACAGTGGCGACCACTGCGAGACCGAGGTGAATGTGCATCCGTTGTGCCAGGCGAGTCCCTGCCTCAACAACGGTGCCTGCGTTGTGCTCGCCGGCAGCTCCAGCCCCATCTGTGAGTGCAAAAAGGGCTATACGGGAGTGCGCTGTGAGATCGACATGGATGAGTGCGCCTCACAGCCGTGCCAGAACAATGGCAGCTGCATCGATCGCAACAATGGCTTCAGCTGCGATTGCAGCGGCACCGGCTACACTGGCCCCTTCTGCCAGACGAACATTGATGAGTGCGAGCTGCAGAACCCGTGCCTCAATGGAGGACATTGCTTCGATACCTACGGATCCTACACGTGCCAATGCTTGGATGGCTGGCATGGCGAAATATGTGAGAAGCCCATCAGCTGCCAGACTCAGCAGTGTCTCAACGGCGGCACCTGTGTCAACAAGCCCATCGGTTTCCAGTGCATCTGTGCGCCGGAGTACAGTGGAGAGCTGTGTCAACTCGGACCCAGTTGTGCCCAAACGTGTCCCATCGACTCGGAGTGTATTGGCGGCGTCTGCGTGTGTAAGCCAGGCACATCGG GTTACAATTGCCAACTGAACTCGGCCGATGGCGGCACCACCTTAGCCCTGACTCCCATCAACTGTAATGCCACCAATGGCAAATGCCTCAATGGGGGCACTTGCTCCATGAATGGCACACACTGTTACTGTGCCGTTGGCTTCTCGGGTGATCGTTGCGAAAAAGTCGAAAACTGCACACCGCTCAACTGCCAGGAACCGATGATCTGTGCCCAGAATCAATGCATTTGCCCAGAGAATAAGATTTGCAATCAGTGTGCCACACATCCGTGCCAGAATGGCGGTGCTTGCCTCGATCTGCCTAATGGCGATTACGAGTGCAAGTGCCAACGCGGCTGGATGGGTAGGACTTGTGGCAACGATGTGGATGAGTGCGTGCAGCAGCCCAACATATGCGGCAACGGCATCTGCAAGAACGAGAAGGGATCTTACAAGTGTTATTGCACTCCTGGCTTTACGGGCATTCATTGTGACTCCGATGTGGATGAGTGCTTGAGTCATCCCTGTCTACATGGGGCAACATGCCACAACAAG ATCAACGCCTATGAGTGCGATTGCAAACCGGGTTATCAAGGTGAAAATTGCGAGATTGACATCGATGAGTGCATCAGCAATCCATGCTCGAATGGATCCACCTGCATCGATATGATTAACAACTTCACTTGCTCCTGCATACCGGGAATGACGGGTCGCATCTGTGACATTGATATCGACGATTGCATCTCGGCGCCATGCCAGAATAATGGTCTCTGTATCGACGAATTAGGTGGCTTCCATTGTGACTGCAGTGGCACTGGTTATGAGGGCAAGAACTGCGAGCTGAATATTGATGAATGCGTTTCGAATCCTTGTAAGAATGGCGCCAGATGCATTGATAAGGTGAAGGACTACTTCTGCGAGTGTCACGGCGGCTACAATGGCAAGAATTGTGAGCAGGATATCAATGAGTGCGAAAGCAATCCCTGTCAATACAATAGCACCTGCTTAGAACGTTCCAATTCAACACTGTACCAGATGAGCAAAAATATGGATCTACCTCGCGTTTTCAGTCAATCGTTTAGCTATGAGAATGCAAGCGG TTATGAATGCGTTTGTGTGCCTGGCATAATTGGGAAGAACTGTGAGATCAACATCAACGAATGCGAGAGTAATCCCTGCAGCAAGCATGGAACTTGTAACGACGGA ATTGGCACCTATACGTGTGAATGTGATCCTGGCTTCGAGGGCACTCACTGTGAAATCAACATTGATGAATGCGATCGCTATAATCCCTGCCAGAATGGCACCTGCATCGATCAAATCAACGACTACGATTGCGACTGTGATGCCAACTTCGGTGGCAAGAACTGTTCCGTGCCTTTGATTGGCTGTCTGAGTGGACCGTGTCTTAACAATGGAACCTGTCGTCCCTATTTGGTCAATGAGACAACGCATCTCTTCAACTGCTCATGCGAACATGGTTTCCAGGGCTACACATGTGAGAAGACCACCACTCTGTCCATGGTTGTCAGCAGTTTAATTACTGTTAAGACTCAGCGTGACGAAGGCTACGATATTAATTTGCAGTTTAAGACAACGTTGCCTAACGGTGTGTTGGCCTTTGGCACTTCGGGTGGTCAGAATGAGCCGGTTAGCTATATATTGGAGCTGATCAATGGTCGTCTCAATCTGCACTCGTCGCTGCTAAACAAATGGGAGGGAGTCTTCATTGGCTCCAAGCTGAACGACAGCAATTGGCACAAAGTGTTTGTTGCCATCAATACATCCCATTTGGTGCTCTCTGCCAACGATGAGCAGGCCATCTTTCCGGTGGGTTCCTATGAGACGGCCAACAACAGTCAACCTTCGTTTCCACTCACTTATCTGGGCGGAACCATTCCCAATCTGAAGTCTTATTTGCGTCATTTGACCCATCAACCGTCGAGTTTTGTGGGCTGCATGCAGGATGTTGTGGTCAATGGCAAATGGATCTTCCCTGATGAACAGGATACGGATGAAAATACTAAGCTGTCCTATGTGCAAAGCGGTTGTCCGCGTACCGAGCAGTGCAAACCTAATCCCTGTCATTCGAATGGCGAGTGCACAGATCTTTGGCACACCTTTGCCTGCCACTGTCCCAGACCCTTCTTTGGACACACGTGCCAGCACA ATATGACGGCTGCAACGTTTGGTCATGAGAATACGACGCACTCGGCGGTGATTGTAGAGACAACGGATGTGGCCAGACGTGCTATACGATCCATTCTGGACATATCAATGTTTATACGCACTCGAGAACCGGCTGGACAAGTCTTCTATCTGGGGAGTGATCCACGCAAGGCGCCCACCAAAA ATGTTGGCGACTCGTATGTGGCGGCTAAACTGCACGGCGGTGAATTGCTGGTCAAAATGCAGTTCAATGGCACACCAGAGGCGTATACAGTTGGTGGCCAGAAGCTGGACAATGGCTATAATCATCTCATTGAGGTGGTTCGCAATCAAACCCTAGTGCAGGTCAAGCTCAATGGCACCGAATACTTCCGCAAAACGCTATCGACGACGGGTCTATTGGATGCGCAAGTGCTATACTTGGGCGGTCCGGCACCAACGCGGGAGTCTCTGTTGCCAGCAAGCACTGAGCCCGGACTTGATGAGAGCAGCTTAGCAACTAGCAATGCAGCCATTTCTAAGGAGTTGGATGACAGCAAGGATTACTTCAAGGGCATTATTCAGGATGTGAAAGTGAGCAATGGCTCCTTGAATATGATTGTCGAGATGTATCCACTGAATGTGACcgatgtgaatgtgaatgctaAGCCTTTTGGTGTGGTAAGCATTGATCGTGCCTCTGTGCTGCCTGGCGAGGTTTCCGATGATCTGTGCCGCAAAAATCCTTGCAAGCACAATGCCGAGTGCAGAAATACATGGAACGACTACAGCTGCAAGTGTCCGAATGGCTACAAAGGCAAGGATTGCCAAGAGATTGAGTTCTGTCAACTGGTCACCTGCCCAGGTAGCAGTGTCTGCCAGAATCTGGACGATGGCTACGAATGCTTGACTAACATTACGTTTACGGGCCAGGAGCATACACCCTTGGTGTTTAACTACTTCAAGGAGCCGCTGGCTGATGAGAATGGTGTCACTAAGCAACCAATACTCAAGCCTGTCATAGAGATTGCATATAGAACGCGAGCCGGCGGCACTTTGCTCTTCAttgacaacaacgacagcttCTTTGAGATTGGCGTTAATGGCGGACGTGTGACGGTCACTTGGAAACTGAATAATCTGCATATTGGCGAATCGGGACGCTTCGAGAAAGAGAACACTGATGGCGAATGGAGTCGCATTTATTTGCGTGCTCACGGTGGGAAACTGGAAGGCGGTTGGAAGGGCTGGGAGTCGATGGTGGATCCCACTCCTGGCTTCTCGACGGACATTGATCAGGGCGCATTCCAAGAGTTGCTTTCGAGCAGCACACAAGTCTACCTGGGCGGCATGCCGGAGTCGCGTCACTCACGTGGCTCCACGCAATCATCGCAGCAAGGCTCCCAGTTCAAGGGTTGCCTAGGGGAGGCTCGAGTTGGTGACTTGCTGCTGCCCTACTTCTCCAACGCCGAACTGTATCCGCCCACCGAGAACGTCTCTGTACAACTGCAAGCACAGTTCCGCTTGAACTCATCGCGACCCGAGGAAGGCTGCATCCTGTGCTTCCAGGTGGACTGTAAAAATTGGGGCTACTGCAATGTGCCCACTGAGGAGTACGCTTGCACCTGCCAAGCGGGCTATGAGGGAGACGACTGCGCTACAGATATTGACGAGTGCCTCAACACACACTGCGAGAACAATGGCACCTGCATCAACCAGGTGGCTAATTTCTATTGTCAGTGCCAGCCAGGATTCGAGGGTCGCTACTGCGAGCAAAATATTGATGAATGTGCCACGCAGCCGTGTCACAATGGAGGCAATTGCACGGATTTGATAGCTGCCTACGAGTGCATCTGTCCGGATGACTATACAGGTCCACAATGTGACGCCCTCAAGCAGATGACCTGCGAGAACGAGCCCTGTCGCAATGGTTCCAGTTGTGAGAATGGTTTCA ATGCTCAAACCGGCAATAACTTCACCTGCACTTGCTCCATGGGCTTTGAAGGTCCACTATGCGACACGCCCTTCTGCGAGTTGACACCCTGCGCCAACGGTGGCCTCTGTCTGTCCACCAACACA ATACCTAATTGCAAGTGCAGTCTAGGGTATACGGGTCGTCTGTGTGAACAGGAGATCGACGAGTGCGCATCCAATCCCTGCCAGAATGGCGGCTTGTGTCAAGATCTTGTAGGTGGGTATGTCTGCAACTGCTTTTCAACGGGCTTCGACGGCATCCACTGCGAAAATGACATCGACGAGTGCGCTCACGATGAGTATTGCGGTGGTCTTGGACGTTGCATTAATATGCCGGGCAGCTTCAAGTGCATTTGCCAGACACCTTTCTGCGGCGCCTACTGCAACGTCACCGATCCTTGCAATACACCAAACATATGCGCCAATGGCGGGCAGTGCACAGAGACCTGTGGCGCAGAGGCTGATTACTCTTGTAATTGCACGGAAGGTTTTATGGGCAAGAACTGCACAGCATTG ATTATGGCTAAAGATGATGGACCCTCGACAACGGATATTGCCATCATTGTGATACCCGTTGTTGTCGTTCTACTGTTGATTGCAGGCGCACTGCTGGGCACCTTCTTGGTAATGGCACGAAATAAGCGTGCCACACGAGGCACCTACAGTCCGAGTGCGCAGGAATATTGCAATCCACGGCTAGAAATGGATAATGTGCTAAAGCCACCGCCAGAGGAACGACTTATTTAG